The proteins below are encoded in one region of Aequorivita iocasae:
- a CDS encoding M23 family metallopeptidase has translation MKKILSMLLLFGAVAYGQNGIPTDYFSNPLDINLVLAGNFGEMRANHFHSGLDLKTEQREGLPVYAPADGYVSRINVQHYGYGKALYILHPNGYTTVYGHLRSFAGDIEKYVKDTQYNKETFELELFPDQSLLPVKKGDLIAYTGNTGGSGGPHLHFEIRDSSQRPMNPLLFGIEIPDSKKPIVSAIFAYPIGEDAHVNQGQNRTKLRMIKQKDGNYKTEDIKAFGKIGFGITTYDQQDGASNKNGAYSIETRFNGTEKFKVLFDKFSFSETRYLNRYTDYNYYETNKSMVQKLFRETNNPLSIIIEEDENGYITVQDSLQSIYTIEVNDFNGNRMYISVPIEGAKLEILEPKNIEKTDDFIYADHATSITKGKWSIYIPANSLYEDTYLNIKDEGDVLKFHEDLIPIHSNISITADISSYNEADRDKLYIGRLNYRGQPYYTSTTRNGDKLTAKTRTFGSYTIASDTNAPTIKPVNFSDGKWISNQNFLQLKITDDLSGISSYRATINEKFILMEYDYKKDVLTYNFNDNVNLETENNLKVIVIDNVGNSATFEAKFFRKQP, from the coding sequence ATGAAGAAAATTTTATCAATGCTACTGCTTTTTGGCGCGGTTGCTTACGGACAGAACGGTATTCCTACAGATTATTTTTCCAACCCTTTGGACATAAATTTAGTCCTAGCCGGAAATTTTGGCGAAATGCGCGCCAACCATTTCCACAGTGGTCTAGACCTTAAAACCGAACAACGTGAAGGGCTGCCGGTATATGCCCCAGCAGATGGTTACGTGAGCCGAATAAATGTGCAGCATTACGGTTACGGAAAAGCGCTCTATATTCTTCACCCCAATGGGTACACCACTGTTTATGGACATTTGCGGAGCTTTGCCGGCGATATTGAAAAGTATGTGAAAGATACCCAGTATAACAAAGAAACGTTTGAACTAGAACTCTTTCCTGATCAAAGCTTGTTACCCGTAAAAAAAGGAGATCTAATCGCTTACACTGGCAATACCGGCGGTAGCGGCGGCCCACACCTTCATTTCGAAATCAGGGATTCTTCACAACGCCCCATGAACCCATTGCTCTTTGGTATAGAAATTCCAGATTCAAAAAAACCTATTGTAAGCGCAATATTCGCTTATCCCATTGGGGAAGATGCACACGTTAACCAAGGTCAAAACCGCACCAAATTGCGGATGATAAAACAAAAGGACGGCAATTACAAAACAGAGGACATTAAGGCTTTTGGGAAGATTGGCTTCGGAATTACTACCTATGACCAGCAAGATGGCGCTTCAAATAAAAATGGCGCATATAGCATTGAGACCCGTTTTAACGGAACCGAAAAATTTAAGGTGCTTTTTGATAAATTTTCCTTTTCGGAAACGCGATATTTAAACCGGTATACAGATTATAATTATTATGAAACCAACAAAAGTATGGTACAAAAGCTCTTCCGCGAAACCAACAATCCGCTGAGCATAATTATAGAGGAAGACGAAAATGGATACATAACAGTTCAAGATAGCCTTCAATCCATTTACACTATTGAGGTCAATGATTTTAATGGCAATCGTATGTATATTTCAGTACCTATTGAAGGTGCAAAGCTTGAAATTTTAGAGCCTAAAAACATTGAGAAAACCGATGATTTCATTTATGCAGACCATGCAACATCAATCACAAAAGGCAAATGGAGTATTTACATTCCGGCAAATAGCTTATATGAAGACACTTATTTGAATATTAAAGACGAAGGTGACGTTCTGAAATTTCACGAAGATTTAATTCCAATCCACAGCAATATTTCAATTACGGCCGATATTTCATCATACAATGAAGCTGACCGCGATAAGCTTTATATAGGAAGGCTTAACTATCGCGGACAGCCCTACTATACTTCCACCACCCGAAATGGGGATAAGCTTACCGCCAAAACACGCACCTTTGGAAGCTATACTATTGCTTCAGACACAAATGCACCCACTATAAAACCCGTAAATTTTTCAGATGGAAAATGGATCAGCAACCAAAATTTTCTACAGCTAAAAATTACGGACGATCTTAGCGGAATTAGTTCCTATCGGGCTACTATCAATGAAAAATTCATTTTGATGGAATATGATTACAAAAAAGACGTTCTAACTTATAATTTCAATGATAACGTAAATCTAGAAACAGAAAATAATTTGAAAGTTATTGTAATAGATAATGTGGGAAATAGTGCTACATTTGAAGCAAAATTTTTCAGAAAACAACCCTAA